One Paenibacillus sp. FSL H7-0737 DNA segment encodes these proteins:
- a CDS encoding serine hydrolase domain-containing protein: MLNMTFFEAQIRKRGLNVFNVRVLQNGTLVGKVDLAEDIRRLQHSVSKSFTCMAVGLAIEEGKLSLNTTLKDVFPDYAFAHKEALPSMQPGELTLFDLLRMSTGHDSPPFWIEERLALKDVNWIQHYLSLPLDRPPGEQFTYSSGDTIIISAMVQARVGQTVKDYLIPRLFAPLGIENVDWETAPQGITLGCAGLQINTEELSRFGQLLLQKGMWKGQQLIPAAWVDFVTQKQIENNGAGDWGQGYGCQFWLCTHDAYRADGAHGQFCIIAPDAQVVIAINSMEDNMQAILDTVWEEIWPLL; encoded by the coding sequence ATGTTAAACATGACTTTCTTCGAAGCCCAGATCCGCAAACGTGGATTGAATGTGTTCAATGTTCGTGTGCTTCAAAATGGAACGTTAGTGGGAAAAGTGGATCTCGCAGAGGATATTCGGCGCTTGCAGCATTCGGTCAGCAAATCTTTTACATGCATGGCGGTGGGTCTAGCCATCGAAGAAGGAAAACTATCACTAAATACAACACTTAAGGATGTGTTTCCAGATTATGCATTTGCTCATAAAGAGGCCCTTCCTTCCATGCAACCTGGGGAGTTGACCTTGTTCGATTTACTACGTATGAGTACAGGGCATGATTCCCCACCGTTTTGGATTGAAGAAAGATTGGCCTTGAAGGATGTAAATTGGATACAACATTATCTATCGCTACCTTTAGACAGACCCCCGGGGGAACAGTTTACCTACAGCAGCGGGGATACCATTATAATCTCTGCAATGGTTCAGGCCCGTGTCGGACAAACCGTAAAGGATTACCTCATTCCCCGTCTCTTTGCCCCACTAGGCATAGAAAACGTCGATTGGGAAACGGCACCTCAAGGGATCACCCTCGGTTGTGCCGGACTTCAGATCAATACGGAAGAACTAAGCCGATTTGGACAGCTTCTTTTGCAAAAAGGAATGTGGAAGGGACAGCAGCTTATTCCCGCAGCTTGGGTTGATTTTGTTACACAAAAGCAGATCGAAAATAACGGAGCTGGTGATTGGGGCCAAGGGTACGGCTGTCAATTCTGGCTGTGCACGCACGATGCATATCGTGCCGATGGTGCTCACGGTCAATTCTGCATTATTGCACCGGATGCACAAGTGGTAATCGCTATTAACAGTATGGAAGATAATATGCAAGCTATTCTAGACACTGTCTGGGAGGAGATCTGGCCGCTTCTTTAG